AGAAGCTGAATGCCAGTATCTCGGAACTGAACAGGATGCCTAAGACTTTGTCCTCGGTTGGTGAAGCCCTGACAACTTTCATGGGCATTGTAGGATCCGCCAAAGAGTCGCTAAACAAGATCATTGTGAGAGGAGAGTATGATGAGTATCCagaagataaaaatatgcattGCACTGCCAGATTGGTTGAAATGCTCAACCAATACTCAGGTGAACTTCGTAAGTGCTCTGAAAATGACCTTACAGGGAACTTTTTGATGGATGAGATTCAGGTTTTGGAGGAAGCCAAAGGGATTCAATTGCCAAATTTCCTTCCCCGCACCACCTTCCTTGCTATCCTGCAgaaaaaggttgaaaaggtATCGCACATACCAGTTGCCTTTGTTGAGAAAGTATGGACTTACATTGAAGGTGTGGTCATATCTGTTTTGATGCATCACTCGGAAAACTACCACCAGCTTCAGCTATCCACTCGACGAGCAGGCCATAGTCTCATAGCAAGAATGAAAGAGCATTCTAGAAATTGGGTCACAGAGATTGTTCAAATGGAGAAACTGACAGATTATACAAGCAATCCTGAATACATGAATGACTGGAGCAAGCTCATGGCTCAACAGCATGATTTCACGCGTGATGAAAAAGGGTACATTTCTACCTTCAAGATTGAAGGTTTGGGAGAGGTTCCAATTGCAGGTCTCAGGGGCTATGAGCAGCATGTTCTGCTTCAAGCTTTCGACTTGAAAATGAGAATGACTGCTTACTGGAAAATTGTTTTGAGGAGGTTGGTTGATTTTATGGCTCTGCATTTGCAGTTCTGTCTTCGAAATCTTGTGAACAAGGATATGGAAGAGGAGATCGTCCAGGAGCTTGTCGGTAGACATGATGGTGCGATAGAAAGAATGTTAGAGGAATCTCCAGCGGTAGCTGCTAAGCGTGAGAAGCTGAATGTGAGCATCAAGTTGTTGAGGGAGTCCAACAATGTCCTGGGAAACATCATGGACAAAATTGCGTCAAATATCTAGTTTGAGCACTGTTTATCTATCTATTTATCCATACCTATCTATGCCCGTTTGGCTTTGCTTTTCTTTACATGTTTCTAAGATTGATGGCATCAAGGAGTTTGTGTTAATCTATCTTGTTTTCCTTGTGTTCTAATATTAGTACGCAGATGTTTGCCGgatcaaaaatcaattcaagCACTTTGAAAGCGTAATCAATGTCTTCAATAAAATTACTTTCTcactatatttattaataactattaaaaagagttattaacaataaacaaagATCGAACTGGATGCCAAGtgattgatataaataaaaaatatgatctcgcaacatgatattttatttaatgtttttatttaattatgtgtcAATatatttgtaaagaaaaaatttaatcgaaacaaaataatttgttagaatagttcattttttttatatataaaaataaacaaagactGAACCGAGATGCTAATATGTGATTGATACCAgtgttttaagacccggcctaGCCTGGCGGGTCAACCCGGGTCTAAGCAAAAAATAGGCTAGGAATTGGACTGGtcagacccggtcgacccgggacccggccggcCCAGACAAACCCGGCTGAGACccgggtttatttttttttatatcctcaTGCCTGAAACAACAAGAGCAAAGGGACAAATGCATTGTAGAGCAGCAGAAGTGAGAAGAAGAcctaattaatttcaagaatttgTCAAACCCATTTCATTCTCAGTCGTGAAGAAGAGCAGATGAGCAGAAGACTCTTGAATCCTTGATCGCCGTTTCAATTCTGAGCATAAGGTTAGAtgagtttttacttttttctttcttctttcgcCTTTCGCAATCCTCTGTTTCATCATCTTCCCTCTGTTGAACTTGCAGGAGAGTATAACAGTGGCATTGATTCTTCACTCTGTTCAATCTGTTGACCCATCGGTTCTTCCCTCTGTTGACCCATCGATTCTTCCCATCGATTGACCCATCGGTTCTTCCCACATGTATGTATCTTGTTTTctctgttcttttatttttctgttcgATTGACCCATTGAGAATACATGTTCgtttgttttgaatattgttgtgaaatgtgaatatttcgttcattaatttttatagatGTGAATATTCTGCAAGTAGCTATGaatattgttgttaatttttggTTGTCCCTATTCGTTTACTTCTGCTTAAGTTGATATTGGTTGTCCCTGTTCGTTTTCTGTGATGTTGATATAATGGATTAGTTATTGTTGAACTGCAGAAGTGAGAATTTGGGTGGGTTGGCTGTTTAACTGAATTTGTGAGAATTTACAGTGTATGTTCAAGAAACTATACCAACAATTTGACTCATCTGAATGAGTTTTGTTATTAGAGATGCTctaattataaatcattttttccaTAGAAAGCATTAAACATTCATTTATTTCTAAAACCATACACTGTAAATTTTTTTCCACTCAGAGAGTTATGTTTCTTTTTCGACTTAAAGCCTATTTTGGCcaacaataataaagtttattttggcAATAGCATGAAATCAGAATTTTGTTATAGAAATGAATTGAAACTTTAATTATGATAGTAATTAGTAATATGGTTGAAAGAATTTTCCAGTGATATCTTATAAATTATGCTAGGTCCTTAAAATGTCTTCATATGATGGTAGTACTCCAAGTAATGATCCTTCAATAGCCCAATCATCTCAACCTTCAATTTCCATGTCAAGTGGTAGTAGAGGAAGAACAGATTTGGCATGGGGTCATTGTAGAGAAGCTCCTGAACTTAGTGTTGgatgtaaaaaaactaaattagtatGTTTATATTGTGCTAAAGTATTTGCGGCTGGTGACATTAATCAATTTAAGCAACATTTAGCTGGAGCTAAAGGAGAAGTTGAACAATGTCGCAAATGTCCTCCTGATGTTCGACATTAAATGCTTTAGAACCTTAAAGGaaatgttgaaacaaaaaaaaaagttagagaaATACAAGCAGATTTCAATCCATTTAATGCACAACAAAGGGAGCATGAAGAGATAATGATTAGGCAATtagaagatgatgatggtgatgattgatgatgataaggagGATAATGAGGAtgtcaatactaaaaaaaacatatgttacCACCGAAggttgcaaaaaagaaaaaaattcaaagcactAGCACTGTAAAACAATCAACTACAAGTTATGAAAAACAGAAGAAATCTGCAACATTAGGGACATATTTCATGCCAAGAACAACTCTTGGTGTTCAAAAGTCTCTTCAGAATTGTTGGCAAAGGAAATAAGCAGTTGAATGGTGTGATCTTGCTTTAGCGAAGTGGATATTTGATGCATGTGTGTCATTTAATGCTGTTAACTCTGTGTATTATCAGCATGCCATAAATGTTGTAACAGCCATGGGTCCTGGTTATAAAGGACCAAACTTGCATGCTATCCGTGGTTATTACTTGGTAAAAGCGGTTGATGAAGTGAAGATTTATGTTGAGAGTTATCGAGAGATTTGGAAGAAGACTGGTTGCACATTAATGGCCGATAGATGGACATATTAGAAGATGAGGACTTTAATTAACTTCTTAGTATATTGTCCTAAAGGAACAGCTTTTTTGAAAACTGTGGATGTATCAGATGTCTCAAAGATTGCTAGATTGTTGTATCAATTGTTTAGAGAGGTTGTTTTGTATGTTGGGGTTGAAAACATTATGCATATGGTAACTGATAATGCTGCAAATTATGTTGCTGCTAGTAGATTATTGATGGAAaaatttccttcaatattttggtcTCCTTGTGTTGCTCATTGCATCAACCTCATATTCTAGAACATTGGTAAATTGCAGTCAGTTTGTTgtattgttgttgtgttgtccttttattttggacggaaaacacttttcggaagctgtgaaaaaattagaaatgtcatattatttattgattatatcaaatttggtccttaaacttttgattgctatatatatatatatatatatatatatatatatattatatatatatatatatattatattttattttcaatttcaccccttagaatttaacttttatattaattttggtccttattttttataattgttatttgcttttcccttatcatttttttattgaaatttttaatctatcaaatttggtcctcattcttttgattgttacttattttatttgaaataattgatgaaatgttaattattattattatttaaatttcttcatctttcaatttttttttattttttaaatttgatctctattactttgattattatttattttatttgagataatttatgaaattaattttttttcaatttcattctcattcaactttttaatttgtaagatttgttcctcattattttaatatttttttttaaataaaacattaataagttattttccagcttattttttataatataaccaaatactgaaaaatattttccaatttattttttattacactatcaaatataaaaaaataatttattttttttagaatttatttttttaaatttcattttaaaaaattatttttcaacgaACAAATAGGATGTAAATAGGGTCTTAGTGTGctataaatattgaaaaggcTTAAAGCCTTGGATGTaagtgtttttgtttaaatttcaggatgcaaaatcatttttgtctAGCCTTGGGAATGAGGCTGGAAGTGGCAGGACAACGTGGCACTGCTGTTTCTTTTCCACCGCTATGGCAGTGGCAGTCACGGTggtaaagaagaaaatttagggaagaattttttagaaacgtggttataattgtaattttaaaaaatttaaattgtttttgttaaaattaatttttttatatattttgaattgttttgatacaataatcttaaaaataaatttttaaaaaataaaaaatatataattttaatatattttgacataaaaaatattttttatattagtttttatgtGACTTTTGGTCTTTTACAATGAAAAACTGAGGGGAAAATAGTTTATGGTGGCTGGTGTGTTTGGTTCTAAAAGAAACTACCTCGGTGGGAGTGTTAGCTGCCACTGGTAATGCTGGTGGCCAGGAGGAAGAAACGGAAAAGCCTGGTTTGCTCTTGGTATGGTGTCGACAGTGAgagagatatatttttatttgtgtgttttatgtttttgacaATAATGGACTCAGGGATGATTTTTGTGGGTGAAAAATAGGTTTAGGATAATTAGGatggtaaatattttttatttagaaatatattaaaataatttttaggtattatttaggtattttttatatgtaatttttagTGGCTCCCCTGGACTtaggtgtttttgtttttacggCCTGATCTCTTGGCCagaatttttcaatatttataggttaaatattttatcttttcttttctagtttCTTGGTTCTAAAGAAACGTAAATTTACTTtagttctttattttatttttatgcctttgatcttttttatttttcatttttttctttttctttttttctatttatttttgtatttttgactctttaaaaaaaaatagtaacatCAACACCAACTTGAtgagaaatattaattaaagatattgAAATGAACACGTTAATAGTTGAacgtatgaatttttttttagaattttggattctttcaaaaaaacattgaaaattacGCAATACatcaaagatatatttttacagtttttttgctatatttggatttaaaaaaaagtattttgaaaaaaaggttaaaattaggttatgacaattgCTATATTCTTACAATACTTACTGTATAAAATCTTGCAAGGaactttagaaaataagttaGTAAAGAAACAGTAAGAAGTGTGAAAGCCTTCCCATGTCATGAGAAAAATCCACTAAAGagttttgatattaacaaaTCATGAGGTGGTTATTCTTGTAGAtatttcaaaactcaattattttgAGAATCAAgggttttctctttgttttgaaaaatgatgTTGTTAATGGGGGACCTGCCCGTTGTGTGAAGAATATATAGGATTCTTTATGAAATGTTTGTGTTCGAGTGACCTGCTCGAGGTTTCTGATCATGTGATTTGCTTGTTGTGTGGCAAATATCTAGGATTTTTCATGAATAGTTTCTGTTTGGATGACCTGCCTATGATATATGATCAGGTGACCTACTTGTGATTTGTTTTAGGATGACCTGCTTGTTGTGTGAAAAATATCTAGGACTTTTCATGAATTATCattacaagatttcacagttttaccaacagaaatattccgtcggtgtgtgattgaGAGTTCATCGATAatttatttaccgactatattaccgacagaaaacGTCCGTCGGCTaacctttcgtcggtgattccacatttcgtcgctatatcggtcggaaaaataaaaaaaccattagccGACGATTAATTGTGTTAGGATGACCTGCTTGTGATTTGTGTTAGGATGACCTGCTTGTTGTGTGAAAAATATCTAGGACTTTTCATGAATTATCattacaagatttcacagttttaccaacagaaatattccgtcggtgtgtgattgaGAGTTCATCGATAATTTATTTACCGACAGAAAACGTCCGTCGGCTaacctttcgtcggtgattccacatttcgtcgctatatcggtcggaaaaataaaaaaaccattagccGACGATTAATTGTGTTAGGATGACCTGCTTGTGATTTGTGTTAGGATGACCTGCTTGTTGTGTGAAAAATATCTAGGACTTTTCATGAAttatcactacaagatttcacagttttaccgacagaaatattccgtcggtgtgtgattgaGAGTTCATCGATAatttatttaccgactatattactgACAGAAAACGTTCGTCGGCTAACCTTTCATCGGCGATTCCACATttcgtcgctatatcggtcggaaaaataaaaaaaccattagccGACGGTTTTACAGACATAATTTGGgcaccaaaaaaaattttcccgcttgaaatataccgacggatggattttaatccgtcggtgatatcaTGTGTTACTGACGGAAAGTTACCATCGATAAATTTGTTGGTGACTGTTTGAATACCGACTGGATATATCtatctgtaaattcgtcggtaagtTTTGGCAGCTACTGTAGAACACCAACAGATTAATTCCGTCGATAAATCTATCAGTGAGTGTATG
This region of Populus alba chromosome 3, ASM523922v2, whole genome shotgun sequence genomic DNA includes:
- the LOC118032456 gene encoding dynamin-related protein 4C, which encodes MSNSSENQVESLPRSIEEKHQELVVSHVPIVSSFNERIRPLLDAVDKLRHLQVMKEGIQLPTIVVVGDQSSGKSSVLESLAGISLPRGQGICTRVPLIMRLQHHTAPEPELSLEFNGKTVPTSEAKIANAISLATDEIAGSAKGISNTPLTLVVKKNGVPDLTMVDLPGITRVPVHGQPENIYEQIADIIMEYIRPEESIILNVLSATVDFTTFESIRMSQKVDKNGERTLAVVTKADRAPEGLLEKVTADDVNIGLGYVCVRNRIGDESYKEARKEEADLFETHPLLSKIDKSMVGIPVLAQKLVQIQATIIARCLPEIVRKINEKLNASISELNRMPKTLSSVGEALTTFMGIVGSAKESLNKIIVRGEYDEYPEDKNMHCTARLVEMLNQYSGELRKCSENDLTGNFLMDEIQVLEEAKGIQLPNFLPRTTFLAILQKKVEKVSHIPVAFVEKVWTYIEGVVISVLMHHSENYHQLQLSTRRAGHSLIARMKEHSRNWVTEIVQMEKLTDYTSNPEYMNDWSKLMAQQHDFTRDEKGYISTFKIEGLGEVPIAGLRGYEQHVLLQAFDLKMRMTAYWKIVLRRLVDFMALHLQFCLRNLVNKDMEEEIVQELVGRHDGAIERMLEESPAVAAKREKLNVSIKLLRESNNVLGNIMDKIASNI